One region of Synechococcus elongatus PCC 11801 genomic DNA includes:
- a CDS encoding cytosine deaminase, which translates to MTLSLAFPESDRYCLRQARVPQAVLDNCDGLGRPDPEGSFLLDLSIEAGRITAIAPTSSSPSDALSLDLQGRQLWPGFIDIHTHLDKGHIWLRSPNPDGSFEGALATAIADSSQHWTPDELLARMDFSLRCAYAHGTVALRTHLDSAGELAARGFAVFQELRQRWSDRLTLQAASLVSLDHYQGAAGERLADLVTEAGCLLGGVTFPSPELDEQLDRLLDLARDRQLDLDLHVDESLEPSDRTLQQVAAAVQRKGFTGKVLCGHCCSLSVQPEAELPTQLQAVQAAGLGIVSLPLCNSYLQDRQTGRTPRLRGIAPVQEIRTAGIPLCLSSDNTRDPFYAYGDLDMVEVFRESVRIGQLDHPWLPWPAAVTCTPADWMGLVDQGRVAIGARADFVIFNARSFTELLARPQSDRLIVRNGRAIAPKLPDYAELDAVLMRH; encoded by the coding sequence TTGACGCTTTCTCTTGCATTTCCTGAGAGCGATCGCTATTGCCTGCGCCAAGCACGAGTTCCGCAAGCAGTCTTAGACAACTGTGACGGACTTGGGCGGCCTGATCCAGAAGGCAGTTTTCTGCTCGATTTGAGCATTGAAGCCGGTCGAATTACCGCGATCGCACCGACTAGTTCCAGCCCAAGTGATGCTCTGAGTCTCGACTTACAAGGTCGGCAACTCTGGCCAGGTTTCATCGATATCCATACCCATTTGGATAAGGGACATATTTGGCTCCGCAGTCCCAATCCTGACGGCAGTTTTGAGGGTGCCTTGGCAACCGCGATCGCAGATTCCAGTCAGCATTGGACGCCAGACGAACTCTTGGCACGTATGGATTTCAGTCTGCGCTGTGCCTATGCCCACGGTACGGTGGCGCTGCGGACGCATTTGGATTCTGCTGGCGAGTTGGCCGCGCGGGGCTTCGCCGTCTTTCAAGAATTGCGGCAGCGCTGGAGCGATCGCCTCACCCTGCAAGCTGCTTCATTGGTTTCGCTTGATCACTATCAGGGCGCAGCAGGTGAGCGGTTAGCCGATTTGGTTACTGAAGCAGGTTGCCTGCTTGGGGGGGTAACTTTCCCATCACCTGAATTGGATGAACAGCTCGATCGCTTGTTGGATTTGGCTCGCGATCGCCAGCTCGATCTAGACTTACACGTGGATGAAAGCCTTGAGCCCAGCGATCGCACGTTGCAGCAGGTTGCAGCAGCGGTTCAACGCAAAGGCTTTACCGGCAAAGTGCTCTGCGGCCATTGCTGTAGCTTGTCGGTGCAACCCGAGGCTGAACTACCAACTCAGTTACAAGCTGTACAAGCGGCGGGTTTAGGCATTGTCTCGCTGCCACTCTGCAATTCGTACCTGCAGGATCGGCAAACAGGACGAACTCCTCGACTACGGGGCATTGCACCTGTTCAGGAAATTCGCACTGCAGGGATTCCGCTGTGTTTATCCAGTGACAACACCCGTGATCCCTTCTATGCCTATGGCGATTTGGACATGGTTGAAGTCTTCCGCGAGTCGGTGCGCATTGGCCAGCTCGACCACCCTTGGCTGCCTTGGCCCGCTGCCGTCACTTGCACACCCGCCGACTGGATGGGACTGGTTGATCAAGGACGAGTTGCAATCGGGGCTCGTGCTGATTTCGTGATTTTCAACGCCCGCTCTTTCACAGAACTGCTGGCCCGTCCCCAAAGCGATCGCCTGATTGTCCGCAATGGCCGTGCGATCGCCCCTAAATTACCTGACTATGCTGAGTTAGATGCAGTTCTGATGCGGCACTAG
- a CDS encoding RpoD/SigA family RNA polymerase sigma factor — protein sequence MNGQERRNLNAAVERHTSDHVSWYLSSIGRIPLLTAEEEVELSRKVQLMMTLLENPDSESNPENQAVLKAGQRAKAKMLKANLRLVVSVAKKYQNQGLELLDLIQEGSLGLERAVEKFDPALGYKFSTYAYWWIRQSMTRAIDNHARTIRLPIHVSEKISRIKKMTRELTHQLRRLPSRAEIAEALKLPLQDVEMLLSQSTPCTSLDAQARGDDGRSFLGDLIPDPKSLEPMDAMDRHIQHEQISTWLAHLTEREQQVLQLRFGLHDGEQHTLAEIGRRLNVSRERIRQVEARALQKLRVLSQQPLCPEAC from the coding sequence ATGAACGGACAGGAACGCCGAAACCTGAACGCAGCGGTTGAGCGACACACCAGTGATCATGTCAGCTGGTATCTCAGTTCAATTGGTAGAATTCCGCTGCTCACTGCCGAGGAAGAAGTCGAACTTTCTCGCAAGGTTCAACTGATGATGACCTTGCTGGAAAACCCAGACTCCGAGAGCAATCCCGAGAATCAAGCCGTTCTAAAAGCAGGCCAAAGAGCCAAGGCAAAAATGCTCAAAGCCAACCTTCGGTTGGTGGTTAGCGTTGCCAAGAAATATCAGAACCAAGGTTTAGAACTCCTCGATCTGATTCAGGAAGGGTCGCTCGGTTTGGAGCGCGCTGTTGAGAAATTCGACCCAGCCTTAGGTTATAAATTTTCGACTTACGCCTATTGGTGGATTCGCCAGAGCATGACGCGGGCAATTGATAATCATGCCCGTACAATCCGTCTGCCCATCCACGTGAGCGAAAAGATTAGCCGCATCAAAAAAATGACGCGGGAGCTGACCCATCAACTGCGGCGGCTACCGAGTCGGGCGGAAATTGCTGAGGCTTTAAAACTGCCGCTGCAGGATGTGGAAATGCTGCTCAGCCAATCTACGCCTTGCACGAGTCTCGATGCCCAAGCCCGGGGTGATGATGGGCGCAGCTTCTTGGGTGACTTGATTCCAGATCCCAAGAGCTTAGAGCCGATGGATGCCATGGATCGCCACATCCAGCACGAGCAAATCTCGACTTGGTTGGCGCACCTGACCGAACGGGAGCAGCAAGTGTTGCAACTGCGTTTTGGTCTGCATGACGGCGAGCAACATACGTTGGCTGAGATTGGGCGGCGGCTCAATGTTTCTCGGGAACGGATTCGCCAAGTGGAAGCGCGGGCCTTGCAAAAACTGCGGGTCTTAAGTCAGCAACCGCTTTGTCCTGAGGCTTGCTAG
- a CDS encoding helix-hairpin-helix domain-containing protein codes for MVKIVRRRSLGVQPVYDIGVATVHNFVLANGLVASNCFNKSHSTAYGYVTFQTAYLKANFPVEYMAALLTVNSGNAEKVQKYIANCAAMGIEVLPPNINASGVDFTPVGDRILFGLSAIRNLGLGAIESILAAREAGGPFQSLADLCDRVDTGSINRRALESLIHAGALDVLEAGGNRQQLVADLPLVIDWANSRAKDRASGQGNLFDMFGGSESNSSPLDTAPRAAATPDYSPDEKLKLEKELLGFYLSDHPLKVVQEPARLLAPASISDLEDYSDRGLISTIALLTEVKPVVTKKGDRMAILRIEDLSGSTEAVVFPRSYEQIGHYIEADARLMLWGKVDRRDDQVQFIVEDAEPIDHVRLVLVELSADQASDIVQQQRLKELLLQQKREEERSKVPVVAVIQAGSDRYFVRLGAQFRVDDPEQAVQALQAENFQARAEALLSST; via the coding sequence GTGGTCAAGATTGTTCGGCGGCGTTCCTTGGGTGTGCAGCCCGTCTACGACATTGGCGTGGCAACCGTGCACAATTTTGTGCTGGCCAATGGTCTGGTGGCCTCCAACTGCTTCAACAAAAGCCACTCGACCGCCTACGGCTACGTCACCTTCCAGACGGCCTATCTCAAGGCCAACTTCCCTGTTGAGTACATGGCTGCGCTGCTGACGGTTAACAGCGGCAACGCAGAGAAAGTGCAGAAGTACATTGCCAACTGTGCTGCGATGGGCATTGAAGTCCTGCCCCCCAACATCAATGCCTCTGGGGTGGACTTTACGCCGGTTGGCGATCGCATTCTGTTTGGGCTGTCGGCGATTCGCAACCTGGGGTTAGGTGCGATCGAGTCGATTTTGGCGGCCCGAGAAGCCGGTGGTCCTTTCCAATCACTGGCAGATCTCTGCGATCGCGTGGATACCGGTTCAATCAACCGGCGAGCGTTGGAATCCCTGATCCATGCTGGCGCGCTAGATGTGCTGGAAGCTGGAGGCAACCGTCAGCAACTGGTCGCCGATCTGCCGTTGGTCATTGATTGGGCCAACAGTCGCGCCAAAGATCGAGCCAGTGGTCAGGGCAACCTCTTCGACATGTTTGGCGGCAGTGAGAGCAACAGTAGCCCACTCGATACAGCGCCGCGTGCTGCTGCCACACCAGACTACAGCCCGGACGAAAAACTCAAGCTGGAAAAAGAGCTGCTTGGTTTCTATCTCTCTGATCACCCACTCAAGGTGGTTCAAGAACCGGCAAGACTTCTCGCCCCAGCCAGCATTAGCGACTTGGAGGACTACAGCGATCGCGGCTTGATCAGCACGATCGCCCTGCTAACAGAAGTCAAACCCGTCGTCACCAAAAAGGGCGATCGCATGGCAATTCTGCGGATCGAAGATTTGAGCGGCAGCACCGAAGCCGTTGTCTTCCCGCGTAGCTACGAGCAGATCGGCCACTACATCGAGGCTGATGCGCGGTTGATGCTCTGGGGCAAAGTCGATCGCCGCGACGATCAGGTGCAATTCATCGTTGAAGATGCGGAGCCGATCGACCATGTACGCCTGGTGCTCGTTGAACTCAGCGCCGATCAAGCCAGCGATATCGTCCAGCAGCAACGCCTCAAAGAGCTGCTCTTGCAGCAAAAGCGAGAGGAGGAGCGCTCGAAAGTGCCTGTCGTTGCCGTGATCCAAGCAGGCAGCGATCGCTACTTTGTTCGCTTGGGGGCTCAATTCCGCGTCGATGATCCTGAACAAGCCGTGCAAGCGCTACAGGCTGAGAATTTTCAAGCCCGTGCTGAAGCATTGCTCTCTTCAACCTGA
- a CDS encoding MFS transporter, with amino-acid sequence MIPQLDLRTKLSFGVGDFGTAVMANLQVFFLLFFLTTVAGLDAAWAGSILMIGKVWDAVNDPLIGWLSDRTNSRNWGRRYPWMLWAAIPLGLTFYLQWIVPTQNPTWLFIFYVVVALLFNSFYTAVNLPYTALTPELTQDYDDRTKLNSFRFSFSIGGSILSLLLAQAIFSLIPNPQEQYQWLGAIAAIASVLPVFICVWGTRRRYQFMRPLVETTLPPRQSIAEELQVVKGNKPFLFVIGLYLCSWLAVQATASVIPYFVRYWMRLPDTDLTSVMLAVQGTALLTLFGWSWLSNRIGKQAVYYWGTGLWLIAQVGLFVLQPNQVGLMYVMAILAGCGVSVAYLIPWSMLPDVIEWDELQTGQRREGIYYGFMVFLQKLALALGLFVVGQALSWAGLIPGDSTVVQPDSALWAIRIAIAPFPTICLILGLLCAKGYPITRDRHEAMLLQLAERRAKV; translated from the coding sequence CCGCTTGGGCGGGCAGCATCCTGATGATTGGCAAGGTTTGGGATGCCGTTAACGACCCCTTGATTGGTTGGCTGAGCGATCGCACTAACAGTCGTAACTGGGGCCGCCGCTACCCTTGGATGCTCTGGGCGGCGATTCCCCTTGGGCTGACGTTCTATTTGCAGTGGATTGTTCCGACTCAGAATCCGACGTGGCTGTTTATTTTCTATGTCGTCGTTGCGCTGCTGTTTAACAGCTTCTACACAGCGGTCAACTTGCCCTACACCGCCCTAACGCCGGAGCTGACCCAAGACTACGACGATCGCACCAAGCTCAACAGCTTTCGCTTTAGCTTTTCAATTGGCGGCAGTATCCTCTCGCTCTTGCTTGCCCAAGCGATTTTTAGCCTCATTCCCAATCCTCAGGAGCAGTACCAATGGCTAGGGGCGATCGCAGCGATCGCATCAGTCCTCCCTGTTTTTATCTGTGTTTGGGGCACCCGTCGCCGCTATCAGTTCATGCGGCCATTAGTCGAAACCACACTACCGCCGCGCCAATCAATTGCTGAAGAATTGCAGGTTGTCAAAGGCAACAAACCCTTCTTGTTTGTGATTGGCCTATATCTCTGCTCTTGGCTGGCGGTACAGGCAACTGCATCAGTCATTCCCTACTTTGTCCGCTACTGGATGCGACTACCAGATACTGATCTGACTTCGGTCATGCTGGCGGTTCAAGGCACAGCACTCCTAACACTGTTTGGCTGGAGTTGGCTCAGCAATCGTATTGGCAAACAGGCGGTTTACTACTGGGGTACGGGTCTGTGGTTGATTGCTCAAGTCGGCTTGTTTGTCCTGCAACCCAACCAAGTTGGCCTGATGTATGTCATGGCAATCTTGGCAGGTTGTGGCGTTTCTGTTGCCTACCTGATTCCTTGGTCGATGCTGCCGGATGTGATCGAATGGGATGAGCTACAGACCGGCCAACGCCGCGAGGGAATTTACTACGGCTTCATGGTCTTTTTGCAGAAACTGGCGCTGGCCTTGGGCTTATTTGTGGTGGGGCAAGCGCTGTCGTGGGCCGGTTTAATTCCTGGAGATTCAACCGTTGTTCAACCAGATAGTGCCCTCTGGGCAATTCGCATTGCGATCGCTCCATTTCCTACTATCTGCCTGATTCTGGGATTACTCTGCGCCAAAGGCTATCCGATCACCCGCGATCGCCATGAAGCCATGCTGTTGCAATTAGCTGAGCGGCGAGCAAAGGTCTAG